The Lichenihabitans psoromatis genomic interval CGCCAAGCGGTCGAGACCGCCGTGCGGGCGCGGGCCTTCGGGTCGCGCGAGGTCGTGGTTCGCCTCAACCACGCCACCACCCGGTGGGGCGCGGACGATCTCACGATCATCGCAGCAGCGGCCCCATCCGCAATTCTTCTGTCGAAAGTCGAAACCAGCCTCGATATCCTGAACATCGCCCGAAGCCTCGGCGACATGGGTGCGGCCAAGGATGTCCGGCTCTGGGCGATGGTCGAAACACCAGCCGCCGTCGCGGAGATCGGGGCCTTGGCGGGCGCAGCGGCCGATCCGGCATCGCGGCTCGATGTCTTGGTGATGGGCCTGAACGACCTCGCGCGCGCGACCCGCGTCCGGTTTGTGCCGGGCCGGGCGCCGATGCATGCGTGGCTTTCCGCTTGCGTCCTCGCGGCACGGCGCCACGGCCTCGCGATCATCGACGGCGTGTGCAACGACCTCGACGATCCCAGCGGTCTGCGCGCCGAATGCGTCCAGGCGAGAGACTTCGGGTTCGACGGCAAGAGCTTGCTCCACCCCGGGCAAATCGGCATCTGCAACGCTGCTTTTTCACCGACCGACGCCGATCTTTCGGAGGCTGCGGCGATCGTCCGCGCCTTTGACGAGCCGGCCAACGCGGGCCGCGGGACGTTGCGGGTCGGCGGCCGAATGGTGGAGGTGCTGCATGCCGAGATGGCACGGGCGACCCTCGCGACGGCGGCCGCGATCACGGCCCGGAACCAAATCGAGACGCCCAACGTCAGGAGCGGGCTTTGACCCCGTGTCGCTTATCGCGGTAGAGAACACGGGAGAATGAATGCGATTTGGGGAGGATGAGCGCATGGCGGATGAAGAGGTTCGGGTCCCCCCGGAACCGCGCCCGTTCGGCCAGGCGATGCCCAACCGCGGGAAGCCGCGTGATGCGGCCGTGATCGAGGGAACGGCCGAAGAACTCTTGCCGGCCGACGTGCGGGCCACCGACATCGCGGCGAACGATATCAAGGCCGAGCAGGATGAGACGCTCCATCGCGTCGAATCCGCCGCCCCGACTGACGACATGCTGCGCGATGCCGGCGAACCCCCGACAGAACCCGCTCGCTCCGGCGCGTTCGGCTCGGTTCCGCCGACCGGCACAGCTTCCGGCACCGAGCGGGTGTCGACGTCACCCATGGTAGAGCCCGCGACACCGCGCCGCTCCCGCATGCCGCTCTTGCTATCGCTCCTCGGCCTTATGTTGATTCTGATGCTCGGGGCGTTGCTGTACCGTCTCTACGATCCAGCGCCCGACGACAGCGTCGCAGCTTTGACGACAGAAATGAGTGGTTTGAAGCAGCGTATCGCGGCGCTCGAGGCCCGTCCGACTGCCGTGTCGGCCGCGCCGAACTTGGCGCCGCTGCAGGACCGCCTCAGCGCGATCGAGGGGACGGTCGCGCAGCTGAAGACCGATCTGGCCGACACGCAATCCGCACGCGACGCGTCGAAGACTGCCGCGCCGGCCGAAACAGCCGCCAATGCGGCCCCCTCAGTCGATCTCGGCCCAATTCAATCAAAGCTGGCCGACCTTGGCCAGTCCATCACGGCCCTCCAAGGCACCGTTGCGGCGCTGCCCAAGGTCGATCTCGGGCCGATCGACGCGAAAGTGGCCGATCTTGGCCAGACCGTGGCGTCGCTGCAAGGCGCAGTCGCGGCCCTGCCGCATGTCGATCTCGCGCCGCTAAGCCGCGACATCGCGGCCCTCAATCAACGCGTGACGCCGCTCGAAACGGCGCTGTCGGCGCCGAAGTCGGACGCGCGAGCGACCGAAGCGCGGCAGGAGGGGAGCGCGGCCGAAACGCGCGCAGCTCCCATCGCGGTGACGGCCCAGGTGATTGAAGGCGCGTTGCATGACGGCCGGTCGTTCATGCCGGAAGTGACGGCTTTGAAAGCGCTTGGGGTTTCCGAGAGCAATCTCGCGCCTTTGACGGCCGTGGCCGATAAGGGTGCCGCGACCGACGCGATGCTGATCACCCTGTTCGGGCAGGTTCGCGACAAGATGCTGGGCGCGGGCGCACCGAAGCCGACCGGCAATGTGCTCGACCGGATGTTGGCCAGCGCGCAAGGCTTGGTCAAGGTTCGCCCAGCCGGAGAGACGGCCGGGAACGATCCCGATGCGGTCGTGTCCCGCATCGACGCCGATCTCAACCGGGCCGACCTGAACGGGGCACTGGGCGAATGGCAGAAACTGCCGGACGATGGCAAGGCTGCATCGCAGTCCTGGGCGGATCGATTGAAGGCTCGGGTCGACGCGCAGGACGCCGCCCGCGCGATCGTGGCGGGTGCGGTCACGGCGTTCGGATCGACGAAATGAGCCGATTGCCGGCGCGCTCCCTTAAGACGAGACCGCACACCAGCAAGGTTGGACCCCGATGATCCGTGCGCTTGTCTTCTTCGTCGTCGTGGCCGTGCTGGCCCTCGGTGCGACATGGCTCGCCGACCATCCCGGCACCGTGCTGGTGACCTGGGGCGGCCAGGATTACCAGTTTTCAACTCTCGTCGGCCTGCTGGCGGTGCTGGTGCTCGCTGTCGTTCTGATGATCGCGTGGGCGATCATTCGATTCGTCTTCAATGTGCCTGCTGTCTTGTCGGTCGCCAGCCGCACCCGCCGTCGCAATCGCGGCCTCAAGGCCCTCTCGCGCGGCATGGTCGCGGTGGGCTCGGGTGACGCCGCTGCGGCCAAGCGTCATGCCGCCGAGGCCGGGCGGTTCATGCAAGGCGATCCCATGACGTTGTTGCTGAAGGCGCAAGCCGCGCAGCTTGCGGGGGATCGCGATGCGGCGCAGGCGATCTTCACGCAGATGCTCGACACGAGCGAGACCCGCGCGCTCGGCTTGCGCGGTCTGCATATGGAGGCGCATCGCAAAGGCGACCACCATGCGGCCTATATGTTCGCGTCCGAGGCCCAAAAAGTGGCGTCGCTCCCCTGGGCCGGGCAGGCCGTGCTGCAACATCGCGCCGCTCAACGCGATTGGGCAGGCGCGCTCGCAGCCGTGGAGCGCAACGCGGGAGGCGGCCTGATCGACCGGCCGACCGCCAACCGCCAACGCGCCGTCCTGCAGACCGCCATCGCTCAGGACTGTGCCGAGAGGAGCCCAGACGAGGCCATCCGGCTTGCGCGCGAGGCTCTTCGCGTGGCCCCGACGTTGGTTCCGGCCGCCGCTTTGGCTGGACGTTTGCTGGCCAGCAAGGGCGACCTTCGGCGTGCCGCGAAAATTATCGAAACCGCCTATGCGGAAACGCCGCATCCGGACCTCGCCGCGGCCTACATCAATGCGCGCGTCGGCGATTCGGCTCTGGATCGACTGGGTCGTGCCGAGACGCTGGCCAAACGCGCCGCGGGTCAGCCGGAGAGCCGTTTGATCGTCGCGCGGGCGGCGTTGGAGGCGCGCGAGTTCGACAAGGCGCGACAGATTATGGCGCCGCTCATCAACGGCGAGGAGGGCAGTCGTCCGACGGCCCGGACCTGTCTGATGATGGCCGATATCGAGGAAGCGGAACATGGCGAAACCGGCGCCTTGTTCGAGTGGCTGCAGCGTGCCGCCCGCGCCCCACATGATCCGGCCTGGATCGCCGATGGCATCATTTCGGACACGTGGGCGCCCGTCTCGCCCGCGTCGGGCAGGATCGATGCCTTTGTGTGGGAAATACCGAACGAACAGTTGAGCGCGCCCGAGCAACGCCGCATGGCGCTCCCGCATGATCGACAGAGTGGCCCCGGCACGCCACCCGAAGCGGATGGTCCTACGCGCTCGATCGAGCAGTCCAGTTCTGCCGCACCGAGTAACGACAGCACCACGCCGATCCCAGAACGTCCGATCGCTGGTGAATTGCCCCCACCGGTGCTCCCCACCGGCCCCGTCGAAGCCGCTTATTTGCCGCCCCCCATCAAGCGCCAAGGCTATCGCTCTGTCGTGTTTCCGCTCGCTGGTGCTCCCGACGATCCCGGACCCACGCGGAGCCGATATGGGGCCAGCGGCCCGCGTGACGGTCTCGATTTCAATTGAGCCAAAATCACTCCATCAGGGTTTGATTTTGTCGTGATGGTCGGTTAGACGAAGGAATGGTTGTTCGAGCCGACCGTCGCTGAAGCGGCAGTCGTCGGACGACCGAGGACGTGAGCGGGCGTGGTGGAACTGGTAGACGCGCCGGACTCAAAATCCGGTTCCGAAAGGATTGTCGGTTCGATTCCGACCGCCCGCACCACGTTTCTCGTCTGATCGTCCCGTTCTCCCGCCCTCCTCTTCCGAAGCCTGTGATTGTCGAAGGTTTGCGGACCGTCAACGCGTCGGGTTCAACACGTCGGGATGAAGCCATGAG includes:
- a CDS encoding HpcH/HpaI aldolase/citrate lyase family protein, giving the protein MTIRLRRSALYVPGSNPRAIAKAATLDADVIILDLEDAVLPDEKVRARQAVETAVRARAFGSREVVVRLNHATTRWGADDLTIIAAAAPSAILLSKVETSLDILNIARSLGDMGAAKDVRLWAMVETPAAVAEIGALAGAAADPASRLDVLVMGLNDLARATRVRFVPGRAPMHAWLSACVLAARRHGLAIIDGVCNDLDDPSGLRAECVQARDFGFDGKSLLHPGQIGICNAAFSPTDADLSEAAAIVRAFDEPANAGRGTLRVGGRMVEVLHAEMARATLATAAAITARNQIETPNVRSGL
- a CDS encoding COG4223 family protein is translated as MADEEVRVPPEPRPFGQAMPNRGKPRDAAVIEGTAEELLPADVRATDIAANDIKAEQDETLHRVESAAPTDDMLRDAGEPPTEPARSGAFGSVPPTGTASGTERVSTSPMVEPATPRRSRMPLLLSLLGLMLILMLGALLYRLYDPAPDDSVAALTTEMSGLKQRIAALEARPTAVSAAPNLAPLQDRLSAIEGTVAQLKTDLADTQSARDASKTAAPAETAANAAPSVDLGPIQSKLADLGQSITALQGTVAALPKVDLGPIDAKVADLGQTVASLQGAVAALPHVDLAPLSRDIAALNQRVTPLETALSAPKSDARATEARQEGSAAETRAAPIAVTAQVIEGALHDGRSFMPEVTALKALGVSESNLAPLTAVADKGAATDAMLITLFGQVRDKMLGAGAPKPTGNVLDRMLASAQGLVKVRPAGETAGNDPDAVVSRIDADLNRADLNGALGEWQKLPDDGKAASQSWADRLKARVDAQDAARAIVAGAVTAFGSTK
- a CDS encoding heme biosynthesis protein HemY; this translates as MIRALVFFVVVAVLALGATWLADHPGTVLVTWGGQDYQFSTLVGLLAVLVLAVVLMIAWAIIRFVFNVPAVLSVASRTRRRNRGLKALSRGMVAVGSGDAAAAKRHAAEAGRFMQGDPMTLLLKAQAAQLAGDRDAAQAIFTQMLDTSETRALGLRGLHMEAHRKGDHHAAYMFASEAQKVASLPWAGQAVLQHRAAQRDWAGALAAVERNAGGGLIDRPTANRQRAVLQTAIAQDCAERSPDEAIRLAREALRVAPTLVPAAALAGRLLASKGDLRRAAKIIETAYAETPHPDLAAAYINARVGDSALDRLGRAETLAKRAAGQPESRLIVARAALEAREFDKARQIMAPLINGEEGSRPTARTCLMMADIEEAEHGETGALFEWLQRAARAPHDPAWIADGIISDTWAPVSPASGRIDAFVWEIPNEQLSAPEQRRMALPHDRQSGPGTPPEADGPTRSIEQSSSAAPSNDSTTPIPERPIAGELPPPVLPTGPVEAAYLPPPIKRQGYRSVVFPLAGAPDDPGPTRSRYGASGPRDGLDFN